The following proteins are co-located in the Paenibacillus sp. JNUCC32 genome:
- a CDS encoding RNA-binding S4 domain-containing protein translates to MRVDKFLKVSRLIKRRTVAKDVSDQGRVLINGREAKPSSTVKVGDEITVQFGQKLVTVRVERLTETTRKDEATSLYTLVKEEPIVKDRGLDW, encoded by the coding sequence ATGCGCGTCGATAAATTCCTGAAAGTATCGAGGTTAATCAAGCGGCGTACCGTAGCGAAAGATGTATCGGATCAAGGCCGGGTGCTGATCAACGGCCGCGAGGCCAAGCCGAGCAGCACGGTTAAAGTGGGCGATGAGATCACCGTCCAGTTTGGCCAGAAGCTGGTGACCGTCCGGGTCGAGCGTCTTACCGAGACAACCCGTAAAGATGAGGCGACCAGCCTCTATACCTTGGTCAAGGAAGAACCGATCGTTAAAGATCGCGGATTGGACTGGTAA
- the yabP gene encoding sporulation protein YabP, producing MIDQGKGKFHDLRMQNRKLLDITGVQNVESFDSEEFLLQTELGHLTIRGQNLHIKNLSLEEGLLSIEGQVHSLIYLNPGSQTKNKSLLGKLFK from the coding sequence ATGATCGACCAAGGGAAGGGCAAGTTTCATGATCTGCGGATGCAGAACCGGAAGCTGCTGGACATTACGGGTGTCCAAAACGTGGAGAGCTTTGACAGCGAAGAATTCCTGCTTCAGACCGAGCTTGGGCATCTGACCATTCGGGGGCAAAATTTACATATTAAAAATCTCAGCCTGGAAGAGGGGCTTTTGTCGATTGAAGGTCAGGTGCACTCCCTGATATATTTGAATCCCGGTTCGCAGACCAAGAACAAGAGTCTGCTGGGCAAGCTGTTTAAATGA
- the yabQ gene encoding spore cortex biosynthesis protein YabQ, which translates to MNPSVQWITLLWMLFSGAAMGVAFDSYRVLAGQLRFPQWSKHALDFLYWIAAAFFIFRMLYMTNDGQLRFYVFVGLFIGVWIYFLLWSVITQRFVVMLIQVTKGLLSFLYKLFRMLLWNPIKGILMLGLGLLRFLWKFLLSLLRLILKCLMPFWRLLKWTLRPITSRVRLPAWSRQLADKVIKAWKRWF; encoded by the coding sequence ATGAATCCCAGCGTACAATGGATCACGCTGCTCTGGATGCTCTTCTCCGGAGCAGCGATGGGAGTCGCCTTCGACAGCTACCGGGTGCTGGCAGGGCAGCTCCGTTTCCCGCAATGGTCCAAGCATGCCCTGGACTTCCTTTACTGGATTGCGGCAGCCTTCTTCATTTTTCGCATGTTATACATGACCAATGACGGGCAGCTACGCTTTTATGTGTTTGTGGGGCTATTTATAGGGGTTTGGATCTATTTTTTATTATGGAGTGTCATAACCCAGCGTTTTGTGGTAATGTTAATTCAAGTGACAAAAGGCTTGCTGTCCTTTTTGTACAAGCTGTTCCGTATGCTATTATGGAATCCGATCAAAGGAATCCTGATGCTGGGCTTAGGGCTGTTAAGGTTTCTATGGAAGTTTCTCCTGTCGCTGTTGCGTTTAATCCTTAAATGCCTCATGCCTTTTTGGCGACTCCTGAAATGGACGCTGAGACCGATCACGTCCAGGGTCAGGCTGCCGGCATGGAGCAGGCAATTAGCGGACAAGGTTATCAAGGCGTGGAAGCGCTGGTTTTAG
- a CDS encoding S1 domain-containing RNA-binding protein, translating to MAIEVGTKLEGKVTGITHFGAFVDLSGGVTGLVHISEIADNYVKDVNDHLKINDVVTVKVINVDKDGKIGLSIKQAVDKPASESRPPRAPRPERSGGGGERFGGGGGGGFNRERGGRPFKPAANKPSFEDKMSRFLKDSEERISSLKKNTEGKRGGRGAKRM from the coding sequence ATGGCAATTGAAGTGGGCACCAAGTTAGAGGGCAAGGTGACAGGCATAACGCATTTTGGAGCATTTGTGGATCTGTCAGGAGGTGTCACGGGTCTCGTTCACATCTCGGAAATCGCCGACAACTACGTTAAGGATGTCAACGATCATTTGAAGATCAACGATGTCGTTACCGTGAAGGTGATTAATGTCGACAAGGACGGCAAGATCGGTCTTTCGATCAAGCAGGCTGTCGACAAGCCGGCTTCCGAAAGTCGTCCACCCCGCGCACCGAGACCGGAACGCAGTGGAGGCGGCGGAGAACGATTCGGAGGTGGCGGTGGAGGAGGATTCAACCGCGAACGCGGTGGACGCCCGTTTAAGCCTGCGGCCAACAAGCCTTCATTTGAGGATAAAATGTCACGCTTCCTGAAAGACAGTGAAGAACGAATCTCTTCGCTCAAGAAGAATACGGAAGGCAAACGCGGCGGACGCGGAGCCAAACGTATGTAA
- a CDS encoding HU family DNA-binding protein: MNKTDLINNISGKSGLTKKDVENVLNGFLGEITEALANGDKVQLIGFGTFETRKRAGRTGRNPQTGNTIEIPESNVPAFKAGNKLKEAVK, translated from the coding sequence ATGAACAAAACAGATCTGATCAACAACATTTCCGGTAAAAGTGGATTGACTAAAAAAGACGTAGAGAACGTCCTGAACGGCTTCCTTGGCGAAATCACGGAAGCTTTGGCTAATGGCGATAAAGTTCAATTGATCGGCTTCGGTACATTCGAAACTCGCAAGCGCGCTGGACGCACAGGCCGCAACCCGCAAACAGGCAACACGATCGAAATTCCAGAATCCAACGTTCCTGCGTTCAAGGCAGGCAACAAGCTTAAAGAAGCTGTAAAATAA
- the spoIIE gene encoding stage II sporulation protein E — MDKRNLVMFPGTEAVKGEAGSIRARVAERLGQLPFLQRPIHFLAAKKWMILLTFMGFLLGRAMILGELSPFAVAYFAVIAFMRRDVLLPVGAAIVAGSLFASFPVAWMVPAEILIFYFMMRGLETYDRAELSYAPLMVFVSTFFVNLFSVLIGPSITWYSMMMLTLNAVLSFVLTLVFIQAIPVLTLRKKTHVLRNEEILCIIILLASVMTGAVGWTVQSLSVEHVLSRYLILLFALVGGAPLGASVGVVTGLILSLANISAFSQMSLLAFSGMLAGMLKEGKKGGVSLGMLLGATILSIYFSNPGEVMISTWETCAAIVLFLITPKSVMQAIGRYVPGTQDHTRSQHEYAKRVRDLTADRVTQFSKVFRQLSQSFGQTSGVIQPPGKQAEEMNHFMNAVAEGSCATCYKRNQCWDMKFYQTYKYMTDMMTSIEENPEMEADDLPPEWSRICAKKEEVLGILKQQYHLYQHDMQWKRQIYDSRHLVAEQLSGVSQVMEDLAREIKRESQTMHIQEEQIREALQQLGLSIQGIDIISLDSGQVEIEIVHAYTRGYDECRKIIGPLLSDILGEHIAVMEETLTHPRDGLATVRFGSAKTFEIMTGVAAAAKGGDILSGDSFSTVELGNGTFAVALSDGMGNGERARLESSSALNILEQLLQSGMDEKLAIKSVNSILMLRSPDEIYATVDMALIDQYTAQTTFMKIGSTPSFIKRGNDVIPVSASNLPIGIIQDIEVDLVSLQLQAGDVLIMMTDGIYDAPGYAVNKELWMKRMIQEVNSEDPQEIADCLLEKVIRYQQNQIHDDMTVVVGRVDHFHPEWSNVHVPGFARMERPRTVS, encoded by the coding sequence ATGGATAAAAGAAATCTGGTGATGTTTCCGGGTACTGAGGCAGTTAAAGGGGAAGCGGGTTCCATTCGTGCCCGCGTGGCGGAACGGTTAGGGCAGCTGCCTTTCCTGCAGCGTCCCATCCACTTCCTGGCCGCAAAGAAGTGGATGATCCTGCTAACCTTCATGGGTTTTCTGCTCGGACGAGCTATGATTCTGGGGGAACTTTCTCCATTTGCCGTCGCCTATTTCGCAGTCATCGCCTTTATGCGACGCGATGTTTTGCTGCCGGTAGGCGCAGCGATCGTTGCAGGAAGTTTATTTGCTTCCTTTCCGGTGGCATGGATGGTGCCGGCAGAGATTTTGATCTTTTATTTTATGATGCGGGGATTGGAGACGTATGATCGGGCGGAATTGTCTTATGCACCTTTGATGGTATTTGTCTCCACCTTCTTTGTGAACCTGTTCAGCGTCCTCATCGGACCAAGCATTACCTGGTACTCCATGATGATGCTCACCTTGAATGCCGTACTCAGTTTCGTATTGACGCTGGTCTTTATCCAGGCGATTCCGGTGCTGACGCTTCGTAAAAAAACGCATGTTCTTCGTAATGAAGAAATTCTATGCATCATCATTCTGCTGGCGTCGGTCATGACAGGTGCCGTCGGCTGGACCGTTCAATCCCTGTCGGTGGAGCATGTCTTATCCCGGTATCTGATTCTGCTGTTTGCGTTGGTAGGGGGTGCGCCGCTGGGCGCCTCGGTTGGCGTAGTGACGGGCCTGATCCTCAGTTTGGCCAATATATCGGCCTTCTCGCAGATGAGCCTGCTCGCCTTTTCCGGGATGCTCGCCGGTATGCTGAAGGAAGGGAAGAAGGGCGGCGTTTCGCTGGGCATGCTGCTCGGGGCAACCATTCTTTCCATCTATTTCAGCAATCCCGGAGAAGTCATGATCTCCACATGGGAAACCTGCGCGGCCATCGTGCTGTTCCTCATTACACCGAAAAGCGTGATGCAGGCCATCGGCAGATATGTGCCGGGGACGCAGGATCATACCCGTTCTCAGCATGAGTATGCCAAGCGGGTCCGGGACCTCACAGCCGATCGCGTGACCCAATTCTCCAAGGTGTTCCGCCAGCTCTCGCAAAGTTTCGGACAAACGTCAGGGGTCATACAGCCTCCAGGCAAACAGGCGGAGGAGATGAATCATTTCATGAATGCCGTGGCGGAGGGAAGCTGCGCCACCTGCTATAAACGGAATCAGTGCTGGGACATGAAATTCTACCAGACTTATAAATATATGACCGATATGATGACCTCGATCGAGGAGAATCCCGAGATGGAAGCAGACGATCTGCCGCCGGAGTGGAGCCGGATCTGCGCCAAGAAGGAGGAGGTGCTCGGCATCCTGAAGCAGCAGTATCATCTTTACCAACATGATATGCAGTGGAAACGCCAAATATACGATAGCCGCCATCTGGTAGCGGAACAATTATCCGGCGTGTCGCAGGTCATGGAGGATTTGGCTCGGGAGATTAAACGGGAAAGCCAGACGATGCACATTCAGGAGGAGCAGATCAGGGAAGCGCTGCAGCAGTTGGGGTTATCGATTCAAGGCATCGATATTATTAGCCTGGATTCGGGTCAGGTCGAGATTGAGATCGTCCATGCGTATACCCGCGGATATGACGAATGCAGGAAGATTATCGGACCGCTGCTGTCCGACATTCTCGGGGAGCATATCGCCGTGATGGAAGAAACCCTGACCCATCCAAGGGACGGATTGGCGACGGTGCGTTTCGGTTCGGCCAAAACATTTGAAATTATGACGGGCGTAGCGGCAGCGGCCAAGGGAGGAGATATTTTATCAGGGGATAGTTTCAGCACGGTTGAGCTGGGCAACGGCACGTTTGCGGTAGCGCTCAGCGATGGAATGGGGAACGGGGAAAGGGCAAGGCTCGAGAGCAGCTCGGCCCTGAATATATTAGAGCAGCTGCTACAATCCGGCATGGATGAGAAGCTGGCGATTAAATCGGTCAACTCGATCCTGATGCTGCGCTCGCCGGATGAAATCTATGCTACCGTCGATATGGCTCTCATCGATCAATACACGGCTCAGACCACTTTTATGAAGATCGGCTCGACGCCAAGCTTTATCAAAAGGGGCAATGATGTCATACCGGTCTCGGCCAGCAATCTTCCCATCGGCATTATCCAGGATATCGAGGTGGATTTGGTATCCCTGCAGCTGCAGGCGGGCGATGTTCTCATTATGATGACGGACGGCATTTATGATGCGCCGGGTTACGCGGTGAACAAGGAGTTATGGATGAAACGAATGATCCAGGAAGTGAACAGTGAAGACCCGCAGGAAATAGCCGATTGTCTGCTTGAGAAGGTGATCCGCTATCAACAGAATCAAATCCATGATGATATGACGGTGGTGGTCGGGCGCGTGGATCACTTCCATCCGGAATGGTCGAATGTGCATGTTCCGGGATTCGCCCGCATGGAGCGGCCTCGAACGGTTAGCTGA
- a CDS encoding VWA domain-containing protein produces the protein MKQILLITDGCSNVGASPVLAAAHALQDGIVVNVVGVLDYGTIGELGGLEIQEIAKAGGGIHRIVGTPQLAQTMQMMTRKTVVQTIQQAVNKEIQHILGGGTLEELPPDKRSQVVEVVDELAETSSLQVALLIDASASMKPKLAAVEEAIRDLMLSLKARAGSSELSVFHFPGKHSGEDIVMDVDWTSDLDGARGMFSRLQMKGATPTGPALLKVIEFYRYGTLEGNQSWQGRSSQEEGMLGDYVV, from the coding sequence ATGAAACAAATCTTGCTGATTACAGACGGGTGTTCGAATGTCGGTGCCAGTCCGGTTCTGGCCGCGGCGCATGCGCTGCAGGATGGTATTGTCGTCAACGTGGTGGGGGTCCTTGATTACGGGACGATCGGTGAACTTGGGGGATTGGAAATACAGGAGATAGCCAAAGCGGGAGGAGGCATACACCGGATCGTAGGTACGCCGCAGCTTGCGCAGACGATGCAGATGATGACTCGGAAAACGGTGGTTCAGACGATCCAACAAGCGGTAAATAAGGAGATACAGCATATTTTGGGAGGCGGAACGCTGGAGGAACTTCCGCCGGACAAGCGTTCGCAAGTCGTCGAAGTGGTGGATGAGCTGGCCGAGACGTCATCCCTTCAGGTTGCGCTGTTAATTGATGCAAGTGCAAGCATGAAGCCTAAGCTGGCAGCCGTTGAGGAAGCGATACGCGACCTGATGCTGAGCTTGAAAGCGCGCGCAGGCTCAAGCGAATTGTCGGTATTCCACTTTCCCGGAAAACATAGCGGCGAGGATATCGTCATGGACGTGGATTGGACCTCGGATCTTGACGGTGCCCGCGGCATGTTCAGCAGGCTGCAGATGAAGGGGGCGACGCCGACAGGACCTGCCTTGTTAAAGGTGATTGAATTTTACCGATATGGTACACTAGAAGGTAATCAATCATGGCAGGGTCGTTCCAGCCAAGAGGAAGGGATGCTCGGTGACTACGTTGTCTAA
- the mazG gene encoding nucleoside triphosphate pyrophosphohydrolase, whose protein sequence is MSASITVVGLGSGNPDRLTIGIIKTMQRASKVYVRTLSHPVMAALKEFQVQPESFDHVYEAHDTFPEVYESIAAALINLAKAAKDDEREIVYAVPGHPMVAEATVRLLRERCPGENVTLTVLGGESFLDEAFVRLGFDPIEGFQLLDAAELRASVIQPQLHTLIGQVYDMFTASEVKLALMELYPDDYPVIVGHALGVEGEEAIQQVPLYELDRIDGYGNLSLIYVPRSDDSNLRQRTFARLHEIVGILRSPEGCPWDREQTHESIRKNLIEETYEVLETIDEDDPEHMQEELGDLLLQIMLHSQMEEELGTFTVYDVIQALNDKLIFRHPHVFGESSAKDAESALQNWEQMKAEEKRRKGLSPEKASALDGIPRDLPALMKAYKLQKKASKVGFDWDNIDGVFQKIEEELGELRQAVTEGQSDEETALELGDLLFAVSNAARFIGADPEEALSRTNRKFIRRFSYIEEQLAAQGKTLQESTLDEMEALWQSAKTGSAHHGGIEE, encoded by the coding sequence ATGAGTGCATCCATTACGGTGGTCGGCTTGGGTTCTGGCAATCCGGATCGATTGACGATAGGCATCATCAAAACCATGCAGCGGGCATCGAAGGTGTATGTGCGCACATTATCCCATCCCGTCATGGCTGCGTTGAAAGAGTTCCAGGTACAGCCGGAATCGTTTGACCATGTGTATGAAGCGCACGACACCTTTCCCGAGGTGTACGAATCCATTGCGGCCGCTCTAATCAACTTGGCCAAAGCCGCGAAGGACGACGAGCGCGAGATCGTCTACGCGGTACCCGGGCATCCGATGGTAGCGGAGGCAACGGTCCGGCTATTGCGCGAGCGCTGCCCCGGAGAGAATGTGACGCTTACGGTGCTCGGCGGCGAGAGCTTTCTGGACGAGGCCTTCGTCCGCCTTGGTTTCGATCCCATTGAGGGCTTCCAGCTGCTCGATGCCGCTGAGCTTCGGGCAAGCGTCATCCAGCCGCAGCTGCATACCCTGATCGGCCAGGTGTATGACATGTTTACGGCTTCGGAAGTGAAACTGGCGCTGATGGAGCTGTATCCGGACGATTATCCGGTCATTGTCGGCCATGCGCTGGGCGTTGAGGGCGAGGAAGCGATCCAGCAAGTGCCGCTCTACGAGCTCGATCGCATCGACGGCTACGGCAATTTGTCGCTGATCTATGTACCCCGAAGCGATGACAGTAATCTAAGGCAGCGGACGTTTGCGAGGCTTCATGAGATCGTTGGCATTCTCCGCAGTCCCGAAGGCTGTCCGTGGGACCGTGAGCAGACCCACGAATCCATCCGCAAAAATCTGATCGAAGAAACCTACGAGGTATTGGAGACGATTGACGAGGATGACCCCGAGCATATGCAGGAGGAACTCGGCGACCTGCTCCTGCAGATTATGCTGCATTCCCAGATGGAAGAAGAGCTGGGCACCTTCACGGTGTACGACGTCATTCAAGCCCTGAATGACAAGCTGATCTTCCGTCACCCGCATGTTTTTGGCGAGAGCAGCGCCAAAGACGCGGAATCCGCCCTGCAGAACTGGGAGCAGATGAAGGCGGAAGAGAAACGGCGCAAGGGGCTCTCCCCGGAGAAGGCTTCGGCGCTGGACGGCATCCCGCGGGACCTTCCCGCCTTGATGAAGGCGTACAAGCTCCAGAAGAAGGCGTCCAAGGTGGGCTTCGATTGGGATAACATCGACGGCGTATTCCAGAAGATTGAGGAAGAGCTCGGTGAACTGCGACAAGCGGTGACGGAGGGTCAATCCGACGAGGAAACGGCGCTCGAGCTCGGTGACCTGTTGTTCGCGGTTTCCAATGCGGCAAGATTCATCGGCGCGGATCCGGAAGAGGCGCTTTCGAGAACGAACCGGAAGTTTATCCGTCGCTTCAGCTACATAGAGGAGCAGCTTGCCGCCCAGGGCAAAACCCTGCAGGAAAGCACCTTGGACGAGATGGAAGCCCTGTGGCAGTCCGCCAAAACGGGATCGGCGCATCACGGCGGTATCGAAGAGTGA
- a CDS encoding FtsB family cell division protein produces MGRFADPSKQAPQQTKTKNKGARRRKRMFVAMMALFLIWAGSTLWSQNDRIRNQNEALAQKQEDYKSVEQSLIQITHEVERLKDPEYIGQIARKKFGLYLPNETPIIQPQNSGESP; encoded by the coding sequence ATGGGAAGATTTGCTGATCCATCGAAGCAGGCTCCCCAACAAACCAAGACAAAGAACAAAGGCGCCCGCCGGCGTAAGAGAATGTTTGTGGCGATGATGGCGCTGTTTTTGATCTGGGCAGGATCAACGCTCTGGTCCCAGAATGACCGCATCCGTAATCAGAACGAAGCGCTAGCTCAGAAGCAAGAGGATTATAAGTCCGTTGAACAGTCGCTCATCCAGATTACTCACGAAGTGGAGCGATTGAAGGACCCAGAATATATCGGGCAGATTGCCCGCAAGAAGTTCGGATTGTATCTGCCGAATGAAACGCCGATCATTCAGCCCCAAAATTCGGGCGAATCGCCGTAA
- a CDS encoding serine/threonine protein kinase: MTTLSNPGYPPGTVIKGKWRNSRYIVERMLGKGANGKVYLVHRAGVRERYALKVGYDALDLQSEINVLNALKEQMTDPYLVEADDHHDGSGEVSFYVMRYIEGSPLHHFIRKRGTEWVGLIGLKLLEKLSVLHASGYAFGDLKPNNVMVSAYGRVELIDYGGVSSFGRSVKQFTEWYDRGYWNAGSRTGDVSYDLFSFAVMCIGLLDEKSLKEASCQLPQTRSVADLQLVLRRNPVFKPYAVWLNKALSGEFADSREAMNEWRKRIYEGSSRGGRPVPGRTPRWLRNAFGLSLVIMACAVYFFFRS, encoded by the coding sequence GTGACTACGTTGTCTAACCCGGGTTATCCGCCAGGAACCGTAATTAAGGGCAAATGGCGGAACAGCCGGTACATCGTGGAACGTATGCTCGGTAAAGGGGCTAACGGCAAGGTGTATCTGGTCCACCGGGCAGGAGTGCGCGAGCGTTATGCTTTAAAAGTAGGCTATGACGCTCTGGATCTACAATCCGAAATTAATGTGCTGAATGCGCTCAAAGAACAAATGACGGACCCTTACCTCGTGGAGGCGGACGATCATCATGACGGCAGCGGCGAAGTGTCCTTCTATGTCATGCGTTACATCGAGGGGAGCCCGCTGCATCATTTTATTCGCAAACGCGGCACCGAGTGGGTCGGCCTGATCGGGCTGAAGCTGCTTGAGAAGCTGTCCGTTCTGCATGCATCCGGTTATGCGTTCGGAGATTTGAAGCCGAATAATGTGATGGTTTCGGCCTACGGAAGGGTGGAACTGATCGATTACGGCGGCGTCAGCTCCTTCGGGCGCAGCGTAAAGCAGTTTACGGAATGGTACGACCGGGGATACTGGAATGCCGGGAGCCGGACCGGCGACGTATCCTATGATTTGTTCTCGTTTGCCGTGATGTGCATCGGCCTGCTGGATGAGAAATCGCTTAAGGAGGCGTCTTGTCAGCTTCCCCAAACCCGGAGCGTTGCCGACCTGCAGCTGGTGCTGCGAAGAAACCCCGTATTCAAGCCGTACGCCGTCTGGCTGAACAAGGCATTGTCGGGAGAATTCGCGGATTCACGGGAAGCGATGAACGAGTGGAGAAAACGGATATATGAAGGCTCGAGCCGAGGCGGGCGCCCCGTTCCGGGACGTACGCCGCGCTGGCTAAGGAACGCGTTTGGGTTGTCCTTGGTCATTATGGCCTGCGCCGTTTATTTCTTCTTCCGCTCATGA